From Pelosinus fermentans DSM 17108, the proteins below share one genomic window:
- a CDS encoding FGGY-family carbohydrate kinase: MACLIGIDIGTTNCKAAAYTEDGMFKAVASRPTVTHYLENNWAEFDPGQIWDAVQDILRDITRQLGGEKIDGIAVASMGAAGVLLNENDEWIHRSIAWFDTRTEGIAAEWREDFGSEEVFSISGFVPNPMAGITKVQWIRKQKPELFKGVKRWVSMQDYIVYRLTGEAVVDLSVACRTMAVDLKERCWSDKILDHAQIPREICSTIKRSGELAGTVTSHSAGLTGVEAGTPVFAGGMDYVCGAFACGLTQSGQVLSAIGTSEQILMVVDEPANDVKHIDTNFTCVNYVVDDKYYIAGQVISSGVILDWFRTEMTKEDLTTLLDEAEKSPLGAKGAILLPHFRGKYAPGADPLSKGALIGLTTSHTRGDLARAIIEGLCYESTTIIEGIQKIVDYEIETVNVVGGATKSPFWMQIKADILGKPVVCLNVPEAVTLGAAMLAGLGAGIYKDPEDAVRQTRRDDTVYLPDPVRHEAYRTMFENVYQNVYPALQGIHHKIDALIKKEEK; the protein is encoded by the coding sequence TTGGCTTGTTTAATCGGCATAGACATAGGAACTACGAATTGTAAAGCTGCAGCCTATACAGAAGATGGTATGTTTAAAGCAGTAGCTAGTCGTCCAACTGTGACTCATTATTTAGAAAATAATTGGGCTGAATTTGATCCCGGACAAATTTGGGATGCGGTACAGGATATATTGCGAGATATTACCCGTCAATTGGGGGGAGAAAAGATTGACGGCATCGCAGTGGCTAGCATGGGGGCTGCTGGTGTTCTGCTTAATGAGAACGATGAATGGATCCATCGTTCAATTGCTTGGTTTGATACCCGGACGGAAGGAATTGCTGCCGAGTGGCGCGAGGACTTTGGCAGTGAAGAAGTATTCAGCATTAGTGGTTTTGTACCGAATCCCATGGCGGGTATTACAAAAGTGCAATGGATTCGAAAGCAAAAGCCTGAATTGTTTAAAGGTGTGAAGCGATGGGTTTCCATGCAGGATTACATCGTGTACCGGCTTACTGGCGAGGCGGTAGTCGATTTATCCGTAGCTTGCCGGACGATGGCAGTTGATCTAAAGGAGCGCTGCTGGTCCGATAAGATTCTGGATCATGCACAGATTCCGCGGGAAATATGTTCGACCATAAAACGATCGGGAGAATTGGCAGGAACTGTCACGAGCCATTCAGCTGGTTTAACCGGTGTTGAGGCGGGAACTCCTGTTTTTGCTGGTGGGATGGACTATGTTTGTGGTGCCTTTGCTTGTGGTTTGACGCAAAGCGGTCAAGTACTAAGTGCCATAGGGACGAGTGAGCAGATTCTTATGGTTGTTGATGAGCCAGCCAATGATGTAAAGCATATTGATACCAATTTTACTTGTGTAAATTATGTTGTAGATGACAAGTATTATATCGCAGGACAAGTGATTTCATCAGGTGTAATTTTAGATTGGTTTCGCACTGAAATGACCAAGGAGGATTTGACTACCTTGCTTGATGAGGCAGAAAAGTCGCCATTGGGAGCAAAGGGAGCGATATTGTTGCCTCATTTTCGCGGGAAATATGCACCTGGAGCTGATCCCTTATCCAAGGGAGCACTCATCGGATTGACTACTTCTCATACAAGAGGCGATTTGGCAAGAGCGATCATAGAAGGACTCTGCTATGAATCTACAACGATTATAGAAGGAATACAAAAGATAGTAGATTATGAGATTGAGACTGTGAATGTAGTAGGGGGAGCAACAAAGTCACCTTTTTGGATGCAGATCAAAGCAGATATCTTAGGGAAGCCTGTCGTTTGTTTAAATGTGCCTGAGGCTGTTACACTTGGTGCAGCGATGTTGGCCGGACTTGGTGCCGGGATATACAAAGATCCTGAAGATGCTGTACGACAGACAAGGCGTGATGATACGGTTTATCTTCCAGACCCAGTGAGGCATGAAGCATATCGTACCATGTTTGAAAATGTATATCAGAATGTTTATCCTGCGCTTCAAGGGATACATCACAAAATCGATGCTCTAATTAAGAAGGAGGAGAAATAA
- a CDS encoding 2-hydroxyacid dehydrogenase gives MKFLVVGDPMLTADTLAKAVRDVFGDEAIVKGVDWKPESEEEFWFLRSQVEKFGPSAGKPPAELIEAGKDADVIITHHTPLNKELIEQSSASYVGVCRAGTENADVNAATAKGTKVMKTMGRNAEAVSDFTIALLLAELRNLARGHAALMQGDWKKKYANSGFMGDVREKTIGLVGLGYIGRLVAHKLANFNVRVLAYDPYIKAEAVQGSGVELVSLEELCRQSDFISIHARLSKDTAGLIGKEALSWMKPTAYLINTARAGLIDEEALVETLKNKQIGGAALDVFWTEPIAKEHPLLTMDNVTLTPHLAGATNDTFAQTPYLLLRELKRVLDNKETSSWIVN, from the coding sequence ATGAAATTTTTAGTGGTAGGAGATCCAATGCTGACAGCAGATACGCTGGCAAAAGCAGTACGTGATGTCTTCGGCGATGAAGCGATTGTAAAAGGGGTAGATTGGAAACCAGAAAGTGAGGAAGAATTTTGGTTCTTACGCAGTCAAGTTGAAAAATTTGGTCCTAGTGCCGGAAAACCTCCAGCGGAATTGATTGAAGCAGGCAAAGATGCCGATGTGATTATTACTCATCATACCCCGTTGAATAAAGAGCTGATTGAGCAAAGCAGTGCATCTTATGTTGGAGTATGTCGTGCTGGCACCGAAAATGCAGATGTTAATGCTGCAACAGCAAAAGGCACTAAAGTAATGAAAACCATGGGGCGGAATGCAGAGGCTGTATCCGATTTTACAATTGCACTGCTGCTGGCGGAGCTGCGTAATTTGGCAAGAGGTCATGCTGCATTGATGCAGGGAGACTGGAAAAAGAAATATGCTAATTCTGGATTTATGGGTGATGTGCGTGAAAAAACGATCGGTTTAGTAGGCTTGGGCTATATTGGGCGTCTGGTTGCCCACAAATTGGCAAACTTTAATGTTCGCGTTCTGGCATATGATCCATATATCAAGGCGGAAGCGGTGCAAGGATCGGGAGTGGAATTAGTTTCCCTGGAAGAACTATGCAGGCAATCTGATTTCATTAGTATTCATGCCAGACTTAGTAAAGATACGGCAGGTCTGATTGGCAAAGAAGCGCTTTCATGGATGAAGCCAACGGCGTATTTGATTAATACTGCACGAGCAGGTTTGATTGATGAGGAGGCATTAGTAGAAACCTTGAAAAATAAGCAAATTGGCGGAGCGGCTCTGGATGTTTTTTGGACAGAACCAATCGCAAAAGAACATCCTCTGTTAACCATGGACAATGTTACTCTGACTCCTCATTTGGCTGGTGCGACAAATGACACATTTGCTCAAACACCCTATTTATTATTGCGTGAATTGAAACGTGTTTTAGATAACAAAGAAACTTCCAGTTGGATTGTTAATTAA
- a CDS encoding Cof-type HAD-IIB family hydrolase: MMYPPVRLIALDLDGTLLDEEKKIPDQAVQMIAKAKEKGIIVTLVSARPFCSILPYARQLQLDAPLISLSGSYVTDEREERIWLKKPMNLLKFREMIRIFEEDNYYVKVYLENQLIVQEAIKETVNYSRIFGVPYTALGPKKLRTLDKAPLRIALFDDSVRIQNAQQILKRWSDDFAVIRDTDHGLEIVEPTVSKGAALKTICWDLGIPMENVMAVGNEGSDISMIREAGIGIAMGNACEELKQCADDVTKTNEECGVGYAIQKFVFKDK; encoded by the coding sequence ATGATGTATCCTCCTGTTCGACTGATTGCTCTTGATTTGGATGGAACGTTATTAGATGAAGAGAAAAAGATTCCCGATCAGGCTGTACAAATGATTGCCAAGGCCAAGGAGAAAGGAATCATTGTTACGCTGGTATCGGCAAGACCTTTTTGTTCTATACTGCCTTATGCCCGCCAATTACAGTTAGATGCACCGCTGATTTCTTTGAGTGGTTCCTATGTGACAGATGAAAGAGAAGAAAGAATATGGCTGAAAAAACCAATGAATTTGCTGAAGTTTAGAGAAATGATTCGCATTTTTGAAGAAGATAATTACTATGTCAAAGTGTATTTAGAGAATCAGCTTATTGTTCAGGAAGCCATCAAAGAAACGGTCAACTATTCTCGAATCTTTGGGGTGCCTTATACTGCCCTGGGACCAAAGAAATTAAGAACATTGGATAAGGCGCCTTTGCGCATTGCATTATTTGATGATTCTGTACGGATTCAAAATGCGCAGCAAATTTTAAAAAGGTGGTCAGATGATTTTGCTGTCATTCGGGATACCGATCATGGTTTAGAAATTGTAGAACCGACTGTCAGCAAAGGAGCCGCTTTAAAAACAATTTGTTGGGATTTGGGAATTCCTATGGAAAATGTGATGGCAGTTGGAAATGAAGGCAGCGATATTTCTATGATTCGAGAAGCGGGTATTGGAATCGCTATGGGCAATGCCTGCGAGGAACTAAAGCAGTGTGCTGATGATGTAACAAAAACAAATGAAGAATGTGGTGTTGGGTATGCAATACAAAAATTTGTTTTTAAAGATAAGTGA
- a CDS encoding gluconokinase, which produces MKPSVWIGIDIGTTGIRAVAYQADGQSLCAASQDYPLYTPHPGWAEQDPNEIIGAMESVISDVVTSLTQTGRKAEGVSISSVFHSFLAYDKEGEPTTTLMTWADNRSQEIVREMKRIYPDFLSIYRRTGCPLHPMYPMAKIAWLRKERPEIFNSSSYFGSIKDYAFRILTGQWVVDRSIASGSGLYNLFNLEWDRELLTYLSISEESLPSVVSTTYSQPLRGEMARRTGLQPGIPVVIGAGDGVLVNVGIGAVRPGDMSATIGTSGAVRMLTDKPCTDEKGRTWCYNLTDTVWVAGGAINNGGIALRWMRDHFGETEQRVAEKLGIDSYDLMSSYAKKIAPGSEGLIMLPFFTGERAPNWNADARGVLFGLTLQHDKRHMIRATMEGVCYRMNSILLALQEVTGPAREIRVSGSFIRSELWLQILADTLNQEINVPNVNEGAAFGAAVLGFVSAGIIKDISSTADFVTIEKTYKPGASAVKSYQELYDIYNRIYWNLQQEFTDIAAFGKK; this is translated from the coding sequence ATGAAACCTTCTGTATGGATTGGTATTGATATAGGGACGACAGGAATAAGAGCCGTGGCGTATCAAGCTGACGGGCAGTCTCTTTGTGCTGCTTCTCAGGACTATCCGCTGTATACGCCTCATCCTGGCTGGGCTGAACAAGATCCTAACGAAATTATTGGTGCAATGGAAAGTGTCATCAGCGATGTAGTGACCTCATTAACCCAGACTGGACGCAAGGCGGAAGGGGTTTCCATCAGTTCCGTATTTCACAGTTTTCTCGCCTATGATAAAGAGGGAGAGCCGACTACAACGCTAATGACTTGGGCAGACAACCGCAGTCAGGAAATTGTGCGAGAGATGAAAAGGATATATCCCGATTTCCTGTCCATATACCGCCGCACAGGATGTCCGCTTCATCCCATGTACCCTATGGCTAAGATTGCTTGGCTTCGCAAGGAACGTCCTGAGATATTCAATAGTTCATCGTATTTTGGTTCGATCAAAGATTATGCCTTTCGAATATTGACTGGGCAATGGGTGGTAGATCGTTCTATTGCCAGCGGTTCCGGTTTGTATAATCTATTCAATTTGGAATGGGATCGGGAGTTGTTAACATATCTCTCTATTTCGGAAGAGTCGCTGCCGAGTGTTGTGTCAACAACATACAGTCAGCCCTTAAGAGGTGAGATGGCTCGCCGGACAGGTCTGCAGCCGGGAATTCCTGTAGTGATTGGCGCTGGTGACGGCGTATTGGTAAATGTAGGCATCGGTGCGGTAAGACCTGGGGATATGAGTGCCACGATTGGCACAAGCGGTGCAGTGCGTATGCTGACAGATAAACCGTGTACAGATGAAAAAGGACGGACTTGGTGTTACAATCTTACGGATACCGTATGGGTTGCAGGCGGAGCCATTAATAATGGTGGAATTGCACTGCGCTGGATGCGGGATCATTTTGGTGAGACAGAACAAAGAGTGGCAGAAAAACTTGGCATCGATTCCTATGACTTGATGTCTAGCTATGCAAAAAAAATAGCGCCCGGCTCAGAGGGGCTCATTATGCTTCCTTTCTTTACCGGTGAGCGAGCTCCAAACTGGAATGCGGACGCCAGAGGTGTACTGTTCGGTCTTACCCTGCAGCATGATAAACGGCATATGATTCGCGCCACTATGGAAGGGGTATGTTATCGAATGAACAGTATCCTGCTTGCCCTGCAGGAAGTGACGGGACCAGCTCGTGAAATTAGAGTAAGCGGCAGTTTTATCAGGTCAGAATTATGGCTGCAAATTTTAGCTGACACATTGAATCAGGAAATAAATGTTCCAAATGTAAACGAAGGGGCAGCTTTTGGTGCCGCGGTATTAGGCTTCGTTTCTGCGGGAATTATAAAGGATATATCTTCCACCGCGGATTTTGTAACAATTGAAAAGACTTATAAGCCGGGAGCTTCGGCAGTTAAAAGCTATCAAGAACTATATGATATTTATAACCGTATATACTGGAATCTGCAGCAGGAATTCACGGATATTGCTGCTTTCGGTAAGAAATGA
- a CDS encoding phosphoglycerate dehydrogenase — MAKVLITARSVAANKEGKAILENAGHEIITHVSDGVKSEAEMIRIIPGMDAVIAGLDEITDKVIEAGAPGLKIIARNGVGYNKVDVEAAARLGIPVTLAPGTNTISVCELVFGLMLSLARVIPGQDAQVRQGSWKRNLGCELYGKVLGVLGTGNIGSEVIKRAHAFGMEIIAFDVWQKPELCQNYNVRYLSLDEVVVKADFLTLHLPVTPDTKCLMNERTLTDMKKNAFIINTARGELVDEKDLYTALKTGTIAGYGADTLTQEPPAPDHPLLTLPNVVLTPHCGAYTEDAVTRCSVTAAQEVVRVLSHQEPKYAVAVKA, encoded by the coding sequence ATGGCAAAGGTATTAATTACGGCCCGTTCAGTTGCTGCTAATAAAGAAGGCAAGGCAATACTGGAAAATGCAGGGCATGAAATTATCACTCATGTTAGTGATGGTGTTAAGTCAGAGGCTGAGATGATACGCATTATTCCCGGTATGGATGCGGTTATTGCCGGTCTGGATGAAATTACTGACAAGGTCATTGAAGCAGGAGCACCTGGATTAAAAATAATAGCCAGAAATGGTGTGGGTTATAACAAAGTAGATGTAGAAGCTGCTGCAAGGCTAGGTATCCCCGTAACCCTCGCACCAGGAACCAATACCATATCGGTTTGCGAATTAGTATTCGGCTTGATGTTGTCTCTGGCAAGAGTAATACCGGGTCAGGATGCCCAGGTTCGTCAAGGCAGTTGGAAACGTAACTTAGGTTGTGAATTATATGGAAAAGTATTAGGAGTGCTGGGCACAGGAAATATCGGCAGTGAAGTGATAAAAAGAGCACATGCTTTTGGTATGGAGATTATAGCCTTTGATGTTTGGCAAAAACCTGAGTTATGCCAGAACTATAATGTGAGATATCTTTCGTTAGATGAAGTAGTGGTAAAGGCTGATTTTTTAACATTGCATTTACCTGTTACCCCTGATACAAAGTGCCTTATGAATGAACGTACTTTGACAGATATGAAGAAGAATGCTTTCATCATAAATACAGCAAGAGGTGAACTGGTGGACGAGAAAGACCTTTATACTGCATTGAAAACAGGAACGATAGCGGGCTATGGCGCGGACACTTTGACACAAGAACCGCCGGCGCCAGATCATCCGCTGCTTACACTGCCAAATGTAGTGCTAACACCTCATTGTGGAGCATACACGGAAGATGCAGTTACACGGTGCAGCGTTACGGCCGCCCAAGAGGTTGTACGTGTTCTAAGTCATCAGGAACCTAAATATGCTGTTGCAGTAAAGGCATAG
- a CDS encoding beta-class carbonic anhydrase yields MIGLEQLIKANSSFLLKSAANGDGLSKNPKHHIAIVTCMDTRLVELLESALGIKRGEAVVIKTAGTSTDGNFGTILRSLVIAIYALDVEEIVVVGHEDCGVTQISPSMLKQKMQKRGIDKRHIRKFEEEAIAWLDKVHNSEEEVKKLVDALRKTTIIPRNVPIHGLMIHPDTGKVSPLSDG; encoded by the coding sequence ATGATAGGGCTAGAACAACTAATCAAAGCAAACAGCAGTTTTCTTTTAAAATCAGCAGCTAATGGGGATGGTCTTTCTAAGAACCCAAAACATCATATCGCTATCGTTACTTGTATGGATACCAGACTGGTTGAACTCTTAGAGTCGGCACTTGGAATAAAAAGAGGAGAGGCCGTTGTAATTAAAACCGCCGGAACATCGACAGATGGAAATTTTGGTACTATTTTGCGAAGCTTAGTTATCGCTATTTACGCCCTGGACGTGGAAGAAATTGTTGTGGTTGGTCACGAGGATTGCGGTGTGACGCAAATATCCCCAAGTATGCTGAAACAAAAGATGCAAAAGCGAGGGATTGATAAGAGGCACATCCGTAAATTCGAGGAAGAAGCAATTGCTTGGCTGGACAAGGTTCACAATAGTGAGGAAGAGGTTAAGAAGCTGGTGGATGCACTGCGTAAAACGACTATTATTCCAAGGAATGTTCCTATTCACGGATTAATGATTCATCCTGATACTGGTAAAGTGTCACCTTTGTCAGATGGCTAG
- a CDS encoding DctP family TRAP transporter solute-binding subunit yields the protein MKEKYMKLFFVLPPILVLVLLMYIILSGFDVYSIFLTIGVLLSCSFNSILLHRIMRPLKTVSEQASRMKDGDLTVSLECGGNNELGEITTSINSALEYLRTLLSLVTDEAAEVSSKSVEIASVSDGASRDIRLISMAVAELASGAQETGTMAQNAASKTDQVSELAKNTAAGLQSLLQITQQIMASVHQGSEAIGRSKNIVNEIAATAQYNVRLGGELKGKSQEVREIIKLINSITAQTNLLALNAAIEAARAGEHGRGFAVVAEEVRELANRSHHAAGQINEIVESMLSDIGHVVVAFETTQESMNTGVNTITAANVSFADIRSDIEKSRIKLQEVTLLADNQADAAADLMSTVHGVAAIAEQSAAATQTAAASSEQITTSVAQIASGTQQLSRLAGNLEQAVFRFHFSNTKTLRVGFEMTDKSVCYAGMERFGQILHERTQGRYSLKIFHSAQLGTGLDMIEKLKEGTLEMTFPALPTLAGLDKRFMVFDFPFLIRNESIADYILHGPFARKLLDMLDQYGFYGLTFAESGFRNTTNSRHAIMGLEDFRGLKIRTMQNDLHIDTWKALGADPIPLPFANLYNAMRLKEVDGQENPIATIYDDKFYEVQKFLTLTNHVYSPFILMYSKKLWDIVPAEDKPIIEQAAKEGALYTTEVNRKRKKDNLQALERKGMFVGQISSMEMVKIQEMVKPVIDRYKNQIGKELVNELFAEIKKAEEKTVYKS from the coding sequence ATGAAAGAAAAATATATGAAATTATTTTTTGTATTACCGCCCATATTAGTACTTGTTTTACTAATGTATATCATTTTATCCGGATTTGATGTGTATAGCATATTCTTAACCATTGGTGTTTTACTGTCTTGTTCCTTCAACTCAATACTATTGCATCGAATCATGCGGCCGTTGAAAACAGTTTCAGAACAAGCTTCCCGTATGAAGGATGGAGATTTGACAGTTTCGCTGGAATGTGGGGGTAATAACGAACTAGGAGAGATAACAACATCAATTAACTCTGCATTGGAATATCTGCGTACACTCTTGAGTTTAGTTACTGATGAAGCGGCAGAAGTGTCAAGTAAGAGCGTGGAAATTGCATCTGTCTCGGATGGAGCTAGTCGAGATATAAGGCTGATATCAATGGCGGTAGCTGAACTTGCTTCAGGTGCTCAGGAAACGGGTACTATGGCGCAAAATGCTGCCAGCAAAACAGATCAAGTTTCTGAATTAGCAAAAAATACGGCAGCAGGGTTGCAATCTTTATTGCAAATTACACAGCAAATTATGGCGTCAGTCCATCAGGGGAGCGAAGCAATCGGGCGGTCTAAAAATATTGTCAATGAAATTGCAGCAACTGCTCAGTATAATGTGCGTTTGGGTGGGGAACTTAAGGGGAAATCCCAAGAAGTAAGGGAAATTATCAAGCTTATCAATAGTATTACGGCACAAACGAATTTACTGGCATTGAATGCAGCGATTGAGGCAGCAAGAGCTGGAGAGCATGGCAGAGGATTTGCAGTTGTCGCAGAGGAGGTTCGTGAGCTTGCCAATCGATCTCACCATGCCGCTGGTCAAATTAATGAAATTGTCGAAAGTATGCTTTCCGATATTGGACATGTAGTGGTAGCCTTTGAAACAACGCAGGAAAGTATGAACACAGGTGTAAATACAATTACGGCGGCCAATGTTAGCTTTGCAGATATAAGATCCGATATTGAAAAATCCCGTATTAAATTACAAGAGGTAACATTGCTTGCCGATAATCAAGCAGATGCTGCTGCTGATTTGATGTCAACTGTGCACGGTGTGGCTGCGATTGCTGAGCAATCTGCTGCAGCAACGCAAACAGCGGCTGCTAGCAGCGAGCAAATCACCACGTCGGTTGCCCAAATCGCTAGTGGTACTCAACAGTTATCCCGTTTGGCCGGAAATTTGGAACAAGCAGTTTTTCGATTTCATTTTTCGAATACGAAAACCTTACGCGTTGGGTTTGAAATGACAGATAAGTCTGTATGCTATGCGGGTATGGAGAGATTTGGACAAATCTTGCATGAACGCACTCAGGGGCGTTATAGTCTAAAAATCTTTCATAGTGCTCAATTAGGGACAGGCCTTGATATGATTGAAAAGCTAAAAGAAGGAACTCTGGAGATGACATTTCCGGCTTTGCCGACGCTGGCAGGCTTAGATAAACGATTTATGGTTTTTGATTTCCCATTTTTGATTAGAAATGAGAGCATAGCAGATTACATACTTCACGGACCTTTTGCCAGAAAACTGCTGGATATGCTTGATCAATACGGATTTTACGGTCTGACATTTGCTGAAAGCGGATTTCGCAATACGACCAACTCGCGGCACGCTATTATGGGCTTAGAGGACTTTCGCGGACTGAAGATTAGAACCATGCAGAATGATCTTCATATCGATACTTGGAAGGCTTTGGGGGCAGATCCCATACCGCTGCCTTTTGCGAATTTATACAATGCTATGCGGTTAAAAGAGGTAGATGGTCAGGAAAACCCTATTGCTACGATCTATGACGATAAATTTTATGAAGTACAGAAGTTCTTAACGCTCACCAATCATGTGTATTCACCTTTTATACTGATGTACTCGAAGAAGCTATGGGACATTGTGCCGGCTGAAGATAAACCTATTATCGAGCAGGCTGCGAAGGAAGGTGCCTTATATACCACTGAGGTGAATCGGAAAAGGAAAAAGGATAATTTGCAGGCATTAGAAAGAAAAGGTATGTTCGTAGGGCAAATTAGTTCGATGGAGATGGTTAAAATTCAAGAAATGGTTAAGCCGGTAATTGATCGATATAAAAATCAAATTGGCAAAGAGCTGGTAAACGAGCTTTTTGCAGAGATAAAAAAAGCAGAAGAAAAAACAGTATACAAAAGTTAA
- the ilvN gene encoding acetolactate synthase small subunit, whose product MGHHTISILVLNQSGVLVRVAGMFSRRGFNIESLAVGTTHVPEYSRITAVMQGSDAIVAQVVKQLEKLVEVRAVEILPVNTAVVRDMAMIKVKAEQNKKLEVLQLAETFGAKVVDISNETLMVEITSGKTNTDALIAALSSYGILEMIRTGVVGLQRGDCSIYEKEKCEISDLFDAAQVKA is encoded by the coding sequence ATGGGTCATCATACAATCTCAATTTTAGTACTGAATCAATCAGGGGTATTGGTACGAGTGGCTGGAATGTTTTCACGCCGGGGGTTTAATATTGAAAGTTTGGCCGTAGGCACTACGCATGTTCCAGAATACTCACGTATTACAGCAGTCATGCAAGGAAGTGACGCGATTGTAGCCCAGGTGGTGAAGCAATTAGAAAAATTGGTAGAAGTAAGGGCCGTTGAGATCCTGCCTGTTAATACTGCAGTGGTAAGGGATATGGCGATGATAAAAGTTAAAGCAGAGCAAAATAAGAAGTTAGAAGTTTTGCAGCTGGCAGAAACTTTTGGAGCTAAGGTCGTGGATATTTCAAATGAGACTTTGATGGTGGAAATAACCAGTGGGAAAACCAATACGGATGCATTAATTGCTGCGTTATCCTCCTATGGAATCTTAGAGATGATTCGAACAGGAGTTGTTGGTTTGCAGCGAGGTGACTGTAGTATCTATGAAAAAGAAAAATGTGAAATTAGTGATTTATTCGATGCAGCTCAAGTTAAGGCATAG
- the ilvC gene encoding ketol-acid reductoisomerase: MSKMYYDKDAVVDLITKKTVAIIGYGSQGHAHALNLHDNGVKVIVGLYEGSKSWEKAKNDGLEVQEVAQAVAAADVVMILVPDEKQAKIYKEQIAPNLKAGSALAFAHGFNIHFNQITPPGDVDVFMVAPKGPGHLVRRVFQEGGGVPCLKAVYQDASGQAEALSLAYAWGVGGTRAGVLTTTFKEETETDLFGEQTVLCGGTTALVKAGFETLVEAGYQPEIAYFECLHELKLIVDLMYEGGMAAMRYSISDTAEYGDYMVGNRIVTDATKVEMKKVLTEIQNGVFAKNWILENQANRPEFSATRRREAEHQIETVGKELRGMMSWLKKK, encoded by the coding sequence ATGAGTAAAATGTATTATGACAAAGATGCGGTAGTAGACTTAATTACAAAAAAAACGGTGGCGATTATTGGTTATGGCAGCCAAGGGCATGCCCATGCATTGAATTTGCATGATAATGGCGTAAAAGTAATCGTGGGTCTGTATGAGGGCAGTAAATCTTGGGAGAAAGCCAAGAATGATGGTCTGGAGGTTCAGGAAGTTGCTCAAGCGGTAGCTGCTGCTGATGTCGTTATGATTTTAGTTCCTGATGAAAAGCAAGCTAAAATTTACAAAGAGCAAATTGCACCAAATTTGAAAGCTGGCTCTGCCCTGGCTTTTGCTCATGGCTTTAATATTCATTTTAACCAGATTACTCCGCCTGGGGATGTAGATGTATTTATGGTGGCTCCTAAAGGTCCTGGGCATTTAGTGCGCCGTGTATTCCAGGAAGGGGGCGGAGTGCCATGTCTGAAGGCTGTATATCAAGATGCGTCAGGTCAGGCCGAAGCGTTATCCTTAGCTTATGCATGGGGTGTCGGCGGTACAAGAGCAGGAGTGTTGACAACAACTTTCAAAGAAGAAACAGAAACCGATCTATTTGGTGAGCAAACGGTCTTGTGCGGTGGTACTACTGCTTTAGTTAAGGCTGGTTTTGAAACGTTAGTGGAAGCTGGTTATCAGCCTGAGATTGCTTATTTTGAATGCCTGCATGAATTGAAATTGATTGTAGACTTAATGTATGAAGGCGGCATGGCAGCTATGCGTTACTCTATCAGCGATACGGCTGAGTATGGTGATTATATGGTTGGTAATCGCATTGTAACAGATGCAACAAAAGTAGAAATGAAAAAAGTCTTAACGGAAATACAAAATGGTGTATTTGCGAAAAACTGGATTTTGGAAAATCAAGCAAATCGTCCTGAATTTTCTGCAACCAGACGCCGTGAAGCAGAACATCAAATTGAAACGGTGGGTAAAGAATTGCGCGGTATGATGAGCTGGCTGAAGAAAAAATAG